One window of the Clostridium sp. MB40-C1 genome contains the following:
- a CDS encoding asparaginase gives MKKVAVIFNGGTISMKVDHRIQAAVPKLSGEEIMSMVTGIEKHAEIECFTFSNLPGPHITPKKMMELSKYIQNLLKREDIVGVVVTHGTDTLEETAYLLDLTIESDKPVIVTGSMRNSSELGYDGPANLSASICTAISENSKNKGVMVCLNDELNCASEVTKVHSMKLNTFQSPEFGPIGIIDNNEVIFYRSSLSKVKICTDKIEENVYLIKCVTGMDSSFIDFCIAKGAKGIVIEGFGRGNIPPEMIEGIKRAIDKSIVVVIVSRCFEGRVLDTYGYAGGGRQLRNMGVIFGNTLPGQKARIKLMLALGKYKNLNMIRSVFEE, from the coding sequence ATGAAGAAAGTTGCAGTTATTTTTAATGGGGGAACCATATCAATGAAAGTAGACCATAGAATACAAGCAGCAGTACCAAAATTAAGTGGAGAAGAAATAATGTCTATGGTAACTGGAATTGAAAAGCATGCAGAAATTGAATGTTTTACATTTTCAAATTTACCTGGTCCTCATATAACACCTAAAAAGATGATGGAGTTGTCAAAGTATATTCAGAATCTCTTAAAGAGGGAGGATATTGTAGGTGTAGTAGTAACTCATGGCACGGATACTTTAGAAGAAACAGCATACCTATTAGACCTAACAATTGAAAGTGATAAACCTGTAATTGTAACAGGATCTATGAGAAATAGTTCGGAATTAGGATATGATGGACCAGCAAATTTATCTGCTTCTATATGTACTGCTATTTCTGAAAATTCAAAGAATAAGGGGGTTATGGTTTGTTTAAATGATGAATTAAATTGTGCTAGCGAAGTTACAAAAGTTCATTCTATGAAGTTGAATACTTTTCAGAGTCCGGAGTTTGGGCCTATTGGAATAATAGATAATAACGAAGTTATTTTTTATAGAAGTTCTTTATCAAAAGTCAAAATCTGTACCGATAAAATAGAGGAAAATGTTTATTTGATAAAATGTGTTACTGGTATGGACTCTAGTTTTATTGACTTTTGTATAGCAAAAGGAGCTAAGGGGATAGTTATAGAGGGGTTTGGAAGAGGAAATATACCACCTGAAATGATTGAAGGAATAAAAAGAGCCATAGATAAAAGCATTGTAGTTGTTATTGTTTCAAGATGTTTTGAAGGCAGAGTACTAGATACCTATGGATATGCAGGAGGAGGAAGACAACTTAGGAATATGGGCGTAATATTTGGAAATACGCTTCCGGGTCAAAAGGCTAGAATAAAGCTTATGCTGGCTTTGGGAAAATATAAAAATTTAAATATGATAAGAAGTGTATTTGAGGAATAA
- the spoIVA gene encoding stage IV sporulation protein A: MEDFNIYKDIADRTQGDIYVGVVGPVRTGKSTFIKRFMELMVIPNIENTYKKQRAQDELPQSASGKSIHTTEPKFVPNEAVEVGLNGETKFKVRMVDCVGYIVKSALGYVEGEQPKMVNTPWYDYEIPFEEAAEIGTKKVINEHSTIGLVVTTDGSITGLNRQDYIEAEQRVVNELKSINKPFIMVLNSKDPNSAETLELKRGLEEEYDIPVQEMDVLNMKEEDITNVFERVLKEFPIKEINIDMPEWIEKLNINHWLKKDFIALIKDMCDSVYKVRDIKGFADKFGEVDFLEHSKISEISMGEGTARVLLNPKKELFYKVLSEVCDRNINTENELLDIMKILSEAKLEYDKVADALKDVKERGYGLVSPQLNEMRLEEPEIVKQGSRYGVKLKASAPSLHLIRADIETEISPIMGTERESEELVKSLLEQFESDPAKIWESNMFGKSLEVLVKDGLRNKLYKMPEDVQVKIQKTLEKIINEGNGGLICIIL; encoded by the coding sequence TTGGAGGACTTTAACATATACAAAGATATTGCGGATAGAACTCAAGGGGACATATACGTAGGAGTGGTTGGACCTGTACGAACTGGAAAATCTACTTTCATAAAAAGATTTATGGAACTTATGGTTATACCAAATATTGAAAATACTTATAAAAAACAGCGGGCACAGGATGAGCTTCCACAAAGTGCCTCTGGTAAATCTATTCACACCACAGAGCCAAAATTTGTTCCAAATGAAGCAGTAGAAGTAGGCTTAAATGGAGAAACCAAATTTAAAGTTAGGATGGTAGATTGCGTTGGATATATAGTTAAATCTGCGCTTGGTTATGTAGAAGGAGAACAACCTAAAATGGTAAATACTCCGTGGTATGATTATGAGATACCTTTTGAAGAAGCTGCTGAGATAGGAACAAAAAAAGTTATTAATGAGCATTCAACTATCGGACTAGTTGTTACTACAGATGGATCTATTACTGGACTTAATAGACAAGATTACATTGAAGCAGAGCAAAGAGTAGTTAATGAATTAAAATCCATAAATAAGCCATTTATAATGGTTTTAAATTCAAAAGATCCTAATTCTGCCGAGACACTAGAATTGAAAAGAGGACTAGAAGAGGAATATGATATTCCTGTACAAGAAATGGATGTACTTAATATGAAAGAAGAGGACATTACTAATGTATTTGAAAGGGTGCTAAAAGAATTTCCTATCAAGGAAATCAACATAGATATGCCTGAATGGATTGAAAAATTAAATATAAATCATTGGTTGAAAAAAGATTTTATAGCATTAATTAAAGATATGTGTGATAGTGTATATAAGGTAAGAGATATAAAGGGATTTGCAGACAAGTTTGGTGAGGTGGATTTTTTAGAACATTCAAAAATAAGTGAAATAAGTATGGGAGAGGGTACAGCAAGAGTACTTTTAAATCCTAAGAAAGAATTGTTTTATAAAGTATTAAGTGAGGTATGCGATAGAAATATAAATACTGAAAATGAGCTTTTAGATATTATGAAGATTCTAAGTGAAGCAAAGTTGGAATATGACAAGGTAGCAGATGCTTTGAAAGATGTTAAAGAAAGAGGATATGGACTTGTATCTCCTCAATTAAACGAAATGAGGCTCGAGGAACCTGAGATAGTTAAACAGGGAAGCAGATATGGAGTTAAATTAAAAGCAAGTGCGCCTTCGTTACATTTAATAAGAGCTGATATAGAGACTGAAATATCCCCTATAATGGGAACAGAAAGAGAAAGTGAAGAATTAGTTAAATCTCTGTTAGAACAATTTGAAAGTGATCCAGCTAAAATATGGGAAAGTAATATGTTTGGTAAATCATTAGAAGTTTTAGTTAAAGATGGTTTGCGCAATAAGTTGTATAAAATGCCAGAGGATGTTCAGGTGAAAATCCAAAAGACTTTAGAGAAGATTATTAATGAAGGTAATGGAGGACTAATTTGTATTATCCTATAA
- a CDS encoding NAD(P)H-dependent glycerol-3-phosphate dehydrogenase, which yields MADITFIGGGSFGTALSVMLAKKGYDISIWDRDPLVIKDINEKRENIKYMHNVVIPANVTAFINLDDALRGSKAVVLAVPSHAIREVSSQIKSKISEDVIIINISKGIEESTSKRLSVVIEEEVKNNPIVVLTGPSHAEEVAIDIPTTVVVSSKNMDAARKVQDIFMTSKFRVYTNDDLIGVEIGGAVKNIIALAAGISDGAGYGDNTKAALMTRGMSEITRIGVKLGAKQDTFFGLTGMGDLIVTCTSMHSRNRRAGILIGKGYSLEESCNEVGMVVEGVKACRAFYKLKEQLSIPMPITDILYKVLFEGMDPKYGVYELMSRDKKHEIYEYL from the coding sequence ATGGCAGACATTACGTTTATAGGTGGAGGAAGTTTTGGTACAGCCTTAAGTGTTATGCTAGCTAAGAAAGGATACGATATAAGTATCTGGGACAGAGATCCATTAGTGATAAAAGACATTAATGAGAAAAGAGAAAACATAAAATATATGCATAATGTAGTAATACCAGCTAATGTTACAGCTTTCATTAATTTAGATGATGCTTTAAGAGGTAGCAAAGCAGTAGTTTTAGCTGTTCCATCTCATGCAATTAGAGAAGTAAGCTCTCAAATAAAAAGTAAAATTAGTGAAGATGTTATTATTATTAATATATCTAAGGGGATTGAAGAGTCAACATCTAAAAGACTTTCTGTTGTTATAGAAGAGGAAGTAAAAAATAATCCTATAGTAGTTCTCACAGGACCTAGTCATGCTGAAGAAGTAGCAATAGATATTCCAACTACTGTAGTAGTTTCATCTAAAAATATGGACGCTGCAAGAAAAGTTCAAGATATTTTTATGACTAGTAAATTTAGAGTATATACAAATGATGATTTAATTGGTGTAGAAATTGGAGGAGCGGTTAAGAATATAATAGCTCTAGCAGCTGGAATATCAGATGGTGCAGGGTATGGAGATAATACAAAAGCAGCTCTTATGACAAGAGGAATGAGTGAAATAACACGAATAGGAGTAAAATTAGGTGCAAAACAAGATACATTTTTTGGATTAACTGGTATGGGAGATCTAATTGTTACTTGTACTAGTATGCATAGTAGAAATAGAAGAGCAGGTATATTAATAGGAAAAGGATATTCTCTAGAAGAATCTTGTAATGAAGTTGGTATGGTAGTTGAAGGTGTAAAAGCATGTAGAGCTTTTTACAAATTGAAGGAACAATTAAGCATTCCTATGCCAATCACAGATATATTATATAAAGTTCTATTTGAAGGAATGGATCCTAAATATGGGGTTTATGAATTAATGTCAAGAGATAAAAAACATGAAATTTATGAATATTTATAA
- the der gene encoding ribosome biogenesis GTPase Der: MGKPIVAIVGRPNVGKSTLFNKLAGKRIAIVDDTPGVTRDRIYAESEWLNNKFTIIDTGGIEPKSDDIIIAQMRRQAQIAIDMADVILFIVDGKQGLTDTDNEVAQMLRKSNKPVVLAVNKIDRNALDENIYEFYNLGIGDPVAISASQALGLGDMLDEVIAKFPSNEYEEEEEEYVKIAIVGRPNVGKSSLINKILGEEKHIVSDIPGTTRDSVDSYVEKEEGKFILVDTAGLRRKSKIKEQIERYSAVRTIASIENADVCILMVDATEGVAEQDERIIGYAHELNKAIMIVVNKWDLIEKDDKTMKKFKDEISQKLSFLSYVPFLFISAKTGQRVHKILSEAKECYNNYTKRIKTGVLNEVIGKAVMMQEPPMVGLSRLKIYYVTQVGVKPPTFVFFVNDPSLLHFSYKRYLENQLRNSFDFNGTGIKFEFRERKE, from the coding sequence ATGGGTAAACCGATAGTTGCTATAGTTGGAAGACCAAATGTAGGAAAATCTACTTTGTTTAATAAATTAGCAGGAAAAAGAATTGCAATAGTTGATGATACACCAGGAGTTACTAGAGATAGAATTTATGCTGAATCTGAATGGTTAAACAACAAATTTACAATAATAGATACTGGTGGTATTGAGCCTAAAAGTGATGATATAATAATAGCTCAGATGAGAAGACAGGCACAAATTGCTATTGATATGGCAGATGTTATATTATTTATTGTTGATGGTAAACAAGGATTAACTGACACAGATAACGAAGTAGCACAAATGCTACGTAAGTCTAACAAACCAGTTGTATTAGCAGTAAACAAGATAGACAGAAATGCTTTAGATGAAAATATATATGAGTTTTATAATTTAGGAATAGGAGATCCAGTAGCAATATCTGCTTCTCAAGCATTAGGCCTTGGTGATATGTTAGATGAAGTTATTGCAAAATTCCCAAGTAATGAATATGAAGAGGAAGAAGAGGAATATGTAAAAATTGCAATAGTAGGAAGACCAAATGTGGGTAAATCTTCATTAATAAATAAAATTTTAGGAGAAGAGAAGCATATAGTTAGTGATATACCTGGAACTACTAGAGATTCAGTAGATAGTTATGTGGAAAAAGAGGAAGGAAAATTTATTTTAGTTGATACTGCTGGACTTAGAAGAAAAAGTAAAATAAAAGAACAAATTGAAAGGTATAGTGCAGTAAGAACTATAGCATCTATAGAAAATGCAGATGTATGTATTCTTATGGTAGATGCAACTGAAGGGGTAGCAGAGCAAGATGAAAGAATTATAGGATATGCTCATGAACTTAATAAGGCTATAATGATAGTGGTAAATAAATGGGATTTGATAGAAAAAGATGATAAGACTATGAAAAAATTTAAAGATGAAATAAGCCAAAAATTATCATTTTTAAGCTATGTGCCCTTCTTATTTATTTCAGCTAAAACTGGTCAAAGAGTACATAAGATTTTAAGTGAAGCTAAAGAGTGCTATAATAATTATACAAAGAGAATAAAAACTGGAGTATTAAATGAAGTAATAGGTAAAGCTGTTATGATGCAAGAACCTCCAATGGTAGGACTAAGTAGATTGAAAATCTATTATGTAACTCAAGTTGGAGTTAAGCCACCGACTTTTGTATTTTTTGTTAATGATCCATCTCTTTTACATTTTTCATATAAAAGATACCTTGAAAATCAATTAAGAAACAGTTTTGATTTTAATGGAACTGGAATAAAATTTGAATTTAGAGAAAGGAAGGAATAG
- the phoU gene encoding phosphate signaling complex protein PhoU → MAARKVFETELKELHNDLLRMGSIVEKQIHQSIKALKEQDINIAEEVIKNDDIVDNLMREIEDKSIKLIAMQQPIATDLRFIFTCINIVTDLERIADHAVDIAKIAIRLKGQKYMKQLIDIPKMADIVTGMIKDGLDAYVERDLDKACEISKRDDLIDGIFKNVFNEMFSVMSNDPSKIEQGTQFLFICKFLERVADHVTNICEWTIYIVTGEQVDLNE, encoded by the coding sequence GTGGCTGCAAGAAAAGTTTTTGAAACGGAATTGAAGGAATTACACAATGATTTACTAAGAATGGGGAGTATTGTTGAAAAACAAATACATCAGTCTATAAAGGCTTTAAAAGAACAAGATATTAATATAGCTGAAGAAGTTATAAAAAATGATGATATAGTAGATAATTTAATGAGAGAAATTGAAGATAAGAGTATTAAGTTAATTGCAATGCAGCAACCTATAGCAACTGACTTAAGATTTATATTTACTTGTATAAATATAGTTACTGATTTAGAAAGAATAGCAGATCATGCAGTAGATATTGCTAAAATCGCTATTAGACTAAAAGGTCAAAAGTATATGAAACAACTTATAGATATACCTAAAATGGCCGACATAGTAACTGGTATGATTAAGGATGGCCTAGATGCTTATGTAGAAAGAGACTTAGATAAAGCTTGTGAAATTTCTAAAAGAGATGATCTAATAGACGGAATATTTAAGAATGTATTTAATGAAATGTTTTCAGTAATGAGCAATGATCCTAGTAAAATAGAGCAAGGAACTCAATTTTTGTTTATATGCAAGTTTCTAGAGAGGGTTGCGGACCATGTTACTAATATATGTGAATGGACTATTTATATAGTAACAGGAGAACAAGTGGACTTAAATGAATAA
- the pstB gene encoding phosphate ABC transporter ATP-binding protein PstB, translated as MNIIDVRNLNLFYGNKQALNDINMSIKKNCVTALIGPSGCGKSTFLRCLNRMNDLIEGVRIEGEIIYEGEDIFKSNYDVIELRKRIGMVFQRPNPFPMSIYDNIAYGPRIHGITNKNALDEIVEKSLKGAALWDEVKDRLKKSALGLSGGQQQRICIARTLAVEPEIILMDEPTSALDPISTSKIEELMDTLKKNYTVVIVTHNMQQAGRISDDTAFFYNGVIIEYSKTEDIFYKPKDRRTEDYITGRFG; from the coding sequence ATGAACATAATAGATGTTAGAAATTTAAATTTATTTTATGGAAATAAGCAGGCGTTAAATGATATAAATATGTCTATAAAGAAAAACTGTGTTACAGCATTAATTGGTCCTTCTGGTTGTGGAAAATCTACTTTTTTAAGATGTTTAAATAGAATGAATGATTTGATTGAAGGAGTAAGAATAGAAGGAGAAATAATATACGAAGGTGAAGATATATTTAAATCTAATTATGATGTTATTGAATTAAGAAAAAGAATAGGTATGGTATTTCAAAGACCAAATCCTTTTCCTATGAGTATATATGATAATATTGCATACGGACCAAGGATTCATGGGATTACTAATAAAAATGCATTGGATGAGATTGTAGAAAAAAGTTTAAAAGGTGCAGCTTTATGGGATGAAGTAAAAGATAGACTTAAAAAAAGTGCATTAGGACTTTCTGGAGGTCAACAGCAAAGAATTTGTATTGCAAGAACTTTAGCAGTTGAACCGGAAATTATACTAATGGATGAACCAACATCAGCACTAGATCCAATATCTACTTCAAAAATAGAAGAGCTTATGGATACATTAAAGAAAAATTATACTGTAGTAATAGTTACTCATAATATGCAGCAAGCAGGAAGAATTTCAGATGATACAGCATTTTTTTATAATGGTGTTATTATAGAATATAGCAAAACAGAGGATATTTTTTATAAGCCTAAAGATAGAAGAACAGAAGATTATATTACAGGAAGGTTTGGATGA
- the pstA gene encoding phosphate ABC transporter permease PstA, protein MNAKKIDKIATGTLYVIAVLVVALLIGLIGYIIYNGRHCFNPEFLFGKPSMEAGGGIGLHLFNSFYMLVISLIITVPLGVGAGIYLAEYAKEGKVLNIIRLCIDTMASLPSIVVGLFGLLVFVNMTGWGYSIFAGAMAITILNIPAMTRVSESAIVDASKKVKEASLGLGATQWQTMIKVILPSAIPQILTGIILAAGRIFGEAAALLYTAGMSAPLVRISDGSALNLFRPAETLSVYIWQLNSEGMVPDASKIANGASAVLIIMVLLFNVLARIIGKKIYERYTGTK, encoded by the coding sequence GTGAATGCAAAGAAAATAGATAAAATTGCTACCGGTACTTTATATGTAATTGCTGTTTTAGTAGTGGCGCTTTTAATAGGTCTTATTGGATACATAATTTATAATGGCAGACATTGTTTCAATCCCGAATTCCTATTTGGCAAGCCATCAATGGAAGCTGGAGGAGGTATCGGACTTCATTTATTTAATTCGTTTTATATGCTAGTAATATCATTAATTATTACTGTTCCTTTAGGAGTAGGAGCAGGCATATATTTGGCTGAATATGCAAAAGAGGGTAAAGTGCTAAATATTATAAGATTATGTATTGATACTATGGCATCATTACCTTCTATAGTTGTGGGATTATTTGGATTATTAGTTTTTGTAAATATGACAGGTTGGGGTTATTCCATTTTTGCAGGAGCTATGGCTATAACTATCTTAAATATACCTGCTATGACAAGAGTAAGTGAAAGTGCTATAGTAGATGCTTCTAAAAAAGTAAAAGAGGCTAGTTTAGGATTAGGAGCAACTCAATGGCAAACAATGATAAAAGTTATCTTACCATCAGCTATACCACAAATATTAACAGGAATAATTTTAGCTGCAGGAAGAATATTTGGAGAAGCTGCAGCACTTTTATATACAGCAGGGATGAGTGCGCCACTTGTTAGAATTAGTGATGGATCTGCTTTAAATTTATTTAGACCAGCAGAAACTTTATCAGTGTATATATGGCAATTGAATTCTGAAGGGATGGTACCTGATGCTAGTAAAATAGCTAATGGGGCATCGGCTGTGCTTATTATAATGGTTCTTTTATTTAATGTCTTAGCTAGAATAATAGGGAAAAAAATATATGAAAGATATACAGGGACTAAATAG
- the pstC gene encoding phosphate ABC transporter permease subunit PstC, whose product MNKKSFWKKIKNEYLGRSFSIICGYIIVILTVAIIGFVASKGLSIFFENSYSIKEFLFSTHWSPEGETPQFGALTFVVGSTLVSIGAVLISAPIGIALAIFMNLISPKLGKKIIQPAMELFVGIPSVVYGWIGITVLIPMLKSSFGGVGFSLIAGILVLSIMILPTITSISSDAIKAIPIEYIEGSYGLGATRWQTIVKVIIPACKSGILTGVVLGLARAFGEALAVQMVIGNSIKIPSGLLDTTTTITSILTMDMANTIFGTQSNNALWSLSLLLLVISFIFILVIRAIGRRGKV is encoded by the coding sequence ATGAATAAAAAATCATTTTGGAAAAAAATTAAAAATGAATATTTAGGTAGGAGTTTTTCAATTATTTGCGGATATATTATTGTAATATTGACTGTAGCTATTATAGGTTTTGTGGCTTCAAAGGGTCTTAGTATTTTTTTTGAGAATAGTTATTCTATAAAAGAATTTTTATTTTCAACTCATTGGAGTCCAGAAGGAGAAACTCCTCAATTTGGAGCATTAACATTTGTTGTTGGATCAACTCTTGTGTCTATTGGAGCTGTATTAATCAGTGCGCCTATAGGTATAGCTTTAGCTATATTCATGAATTTAATTTCACCTAAGTTAGGAAAAAAAATTATTCAGCCAGCTATGGAATTATTTGTAGGTATACCTTCGGTAGTATATGGTTGGATAGGAATTACTGTATTAATTCCTATGCTTAAAAGTAGTTTTGGAGGAGTTGGATTTAGTTTAATTGCAGGTATTTTAGTATTAAGCATAATGATATTACCTACAATAACCAGTATATCTTCAGATGCTATAAAAGCTATACCAATAGAGTATATAGAAGGTTCTTATGGATTAGGGGCAACGCGATGGCAAACAATTGTAAAAGTAATTATACCAGCATGTAAAAGTGGTATATTAACTGGGGTTGTATTAGGATTGGCCAGAGCATTTGGAGAAGCTTTAGCAGTGCAAATGGTAATAGGTAATTCAATTAAAATTCCTAGTGGATTATTAGATACTACAACCACTATTACAAGTATTCTTACTATGGATATGGCTAACACTATATTTGGAACACAGTCCAATAATGCACTTTGGTCTTTATCACTATTGCTTTTGGTTATATCCTTTATATTTATATTAGTTATAAGAGCCATTGGGAGAAGGGGGAAAGTTTAG
- a CDS encoding phosphate ABC transporter substrate-binding protein — protein MKKKILNLVGVVLATSIIAGIFIGCGKSSESNEKKDSTKIEEVSGSITASGSSALQPLAKVVADKFMEKNSKVQINIQGGGSGTGLSQVAQGAVQIGNSDVLAEEKLTGDKAEIAKQLVDHKVCVIGFAIVTNKDVKVDSLTKQQIQDIFQGKITNWKQVGGDDMKIEIVNRGKSSGTRTTFKKNIMDNKEEAEGIGTTQDSSGAVQKSIEATKGSISYLALSYFVSEESKKGMNLIKIDGVEGNKENIVSGKYPFWSYEHMYTKGEPKGATKAFLDYIVSDEVKTIIESKGYIPVSDMKTKQ, from the coding sequence ATGAAAAAAAAGATTTTAAATTTAGTTGGAGTTGTTTTAGCCACAAGTATAATAGCAGGTATTTTTATAGGATGTGGTAAATCTTCAGAAAGTAATGAAAAGAAAGATTCTACTAAAATAGAAGAAGTAAGTGGTTCTATAACAGCATCAGGTTCATCAGCTCTTCAACCACTGGCTAAAGTAGTAGCAGATAAATTTATGGAAAAAAACTCTAAGGTTCAGATAAATATACAAGGCGGTGGAAGTGGAACAGGATTATCTCAAGTGGCACAAGGAGCAGTACAAATTGGAAACTCAGATGTGTTAGCTGAAGAAAAACTAACAGGAGATAAAGCAGAAATAGCTAAACAACTAGTGGACCATAAAGTGTGTGTAATAGGGTTTGCTATAGTAACAAATAAAGATGTGAAAGTGGACTCTTTAACAAAACAACAAATTCAAGATATATTTCAAGGCAAAATCACTAATTGGAAACAAGTTGGCGGGGATGATATGAAGATAGAAATTGTTAATAGAGGTAAATCTTCTGGTACAAGAACTACATTTAAAAAAAATATAATGGATAATAAAGAAGAGGCAGAAGGAATAGGAACAACTCAGGATTCAAGCGGAGCGGTACAAAAGTCAATAGAGGCTACTAAAGGCTCCATTTCATATCTAGCACTATCTTATTTTGTAAGTGAAGAATCAAAAAAAGGAATGAACTTAATAAAAATTGATGGAGTAGAGGGCAATAAAGAAAATATAGTAAGTGGTAAGTATCCATTTTGGTCATATGAACACATGTATACAAAGGGAGAGCCAAAAGGAGCTACTAAAGCTTTTCTAGATTATATAGTTTCAGATGAAGTTAAAACTATAATTGAAAGCAAAGGATATATTCCAGTATCAGATATGAAAACTAAACAATAA
- a CDS encoding ATP-binding protein — translation MKKKLMISILATIIVSLSLVTTLYMTIVNYQREENIKKSLKENNKLVMGLLNSNVIKDKGIYFKNFEKSNFRVTLIGLDGNVLYDSEKSTEVMDNHSTREEIIEARKYGNAYSTRLSKSTKKIMLYYASKFGDGYIIRSGMPIEVVTGFEGKYFKYYIFVLILVFFISIIISSKLSYVIVKPIKDLEFITSRIAKGELDRRVSISSRDEIGQLAKTFNDMADKLQYTIGDSVEKQTKLESILKSMDSGVIAVDRENKVIIINPYAEKIFGIEKEIIGHNLMDCIRDYELEDIFNNNIEQKEIKILWPDKKTLKVKTADIISYNQRIGTVAVVQDITDIRRLENMRTQFVTNVSHELKTPLTSIKGFAETLRYVEDKATRDKFLGIIDDETDRLTRLISDILILSDIEQHKELNVRDIIDVNSIIKDVYNLMKNTASSKNIAIEVINSYSPKICGDRDKFKQMIINLVDNAIKYSEKGDKVYIGSEIDNDKCIIWIKDTGPGIPKEHIPRLFERFYKVDKARARARGGTGLGLAIVKHIVISFGGQIYVESELGKGTKFIVKIPLVKEL, via the coding sequence ATGAAAAAGAAACTTATGATTTCCATTTTAGCTACAATAATTGTAAGTTTATCTTTAGTAACGACATTATACATGACTATAGTTAATTATCAAAGAGAAGAGAATATTAAAAAGAGTTTAAAAGAAAATAACAAACTAGTTATGGGGTTATTAAATTCAAATGTTATTAAAGATAAAGGGATTTATTTTAAAAATTTTGAAAAATCCAATTTTAGAGTAACATTAATAGGTTTAGATGGAAATGTGCTTTATGATTCAGAAAAATCTACGGAAGTAATGGATAATCATAGTACAAGGGAAGAAATAATAGAAGCTAGAAAATATGGAAATGCTTATAGTACAAGACTCAGCAAATCTACTAAAAAAATAATGCTTTATTATGCTTCTAAGTTTGGTGATGGATATATCATTAGAAGTGGTATGCCTATAGAGGTTGTAACAGGATTTGAAGGTAAGTATTTTAAATATTATATATTTGTCTTAATATTGGTGTTTTTCATATCTATTATAATTTCTTCTAAACTATCTTATGTAATTGTAAAACCTATAAAAGATTTAGAATTTATAACATCTAGAATTGCAAAAGGAGAATTAGACAGAAGGGTTTCTATTAGTTCTAGAGATGAGATAGGTCAGCTTGCTAAGACATTTAATGATATGGCAGATAAGCTTCAATATACTATAGGAGATTCAGTTGAGAAGCAAACCAAATTGGAATCTATTTTGAAAAGTATGGATAGTGGTGTTATAGCTGTCGATAGAGAAAATAAGGTTATTATAATAAATCCATATGCTGAAAAAATATTTGGAATTGAAAAAGAGATAATAGGGCATAACTTAATGGATTGTATAAGAGACTATGAACTTGAAGATATCTTTAATAATAATATTGAGCAAAAAGAAATTAAAATTCTATGGCCAGATAAAAAAACTTTAAAAGTTAAAACAGCAGATATTATTAGTTATAATCAACGGATAGGAACAGTTGCTGTTGTTCAAGATATAACAGATATTCGAAGATTAGAGAATATGAGAACACAGTTTGTAACTAATGTTTCCCATGAATTAAAAACTCCTTTAACATCGATAAAGGGATTTGCGGAAACTTTAAGATATGTTGAAGACAAAGCCACAAGAGATAAATTTTTAGGTATAATTGATGATGAAACAGATAGGCTTACAAGATTAATAAGTGATATATTAATTTTGTCTGACATTGAACAGCATAAGGAATTAAATGTTAGGGATATTATTGATGTGAATTCTATAATAAAAGATGTATATAATCTTATGAAAAATACAGCTAGTTCAAAGAATATAGCTATAGAAGTTATAAATAGCTATTCTCCTAAAATTTGTGGGGATAGGGATAAATTTAAGCAGATGATTATAAATCTTGTAGATAATGCTATAAAGTATTCAGAAAAAGGGGATAAAGTTTATATTGGTAGTGAAATAGACAATGATAAATGTATTATTTGGATAAAAGATACAGGACCTGGAATTCCAAAAGAGCACATACCTAGGCTTTTTGAAAGATTTTACAAGGTAGATAAAGCAAGAGCAAGAGCAAGGGGGGGGACAGGATTAGGTTTGGCTATTGTAAAACATATAGTTATTAGTTTCGGGGGACAAATATATGTTGAAAGTGAACTAGGTAAGGGAACTAAATTTATAGTAAAAATACCTTTGGTCAAGGAGTTATAA